Proteins encoded in a region of the Strix uralensis isolate ZFMK-TIS-50842 chromosome Z, bStrUra1, whole genome shotgun sequence genome:
- the HEMGN gene encoding hemogen, translated as MEHSGKKSASSNFSLEPSGASVEQAEPVNSNTYCLRDRKMLRRRKAEVWEKESMLCAQREQNKYQKKRRGPKPKQSCQTVVEPSPEAKLDLDPQPNLQKEDEPALSKAAVADPVHQESMLTSQDVISGMQLGAMEEKVAASSRNSTDEEEVLKPAEAETPEALNILLECDHQDNE; from the exons ATGGAGCATTCAGGCAAAAAATCTGCTTCTTCAAACTTTTCCCTGGAACCCTCTGGAGCCAGTGTGGAGCAGGCTGAGCCGG TCAACAGCAACACCTACTGCTTGAGAGACCGGAAGATGCTtcggagaagaaaagcagaagtctGGGAGAAAGAATCAATGCTTTGTGCTCAGAG GGAGCAGAACAAATATCAGAAGAAACGCAGAGGACCCAAGCCAAAACAGAGTTGCCAGACGGTGGTGGAGCCCAGCCCAGAGGCAAAACTGGATCTGGACCCCCAGCCCAACCTGCAGAAGGAGGATGAGCCCGCACTCTCTAAGGCTGCAGTGGCTGATCCAGTGCATCAAGAATCCATGCTGACCAGCCAGGATGTGATCAGTGGGATGCAACTGGGAGCCATGGAGGAGAAGGTGGCAGCCAGTAGCCGGAATTCTACAG ATGAAGAAGAGGTGCTGAAACCAGCAGAAGCAGAAACACCAGAAGCTTTGAATATTCTTCTGGAATGTGACCACCAGGATAATGAATAG
- the SPINK4 gene encoding serine protease inhibitor Kazal-type 4: MPARELLVVVAALVTFIAAGGAELNERNGLRRPVCGDMVELQACPLLYLPVCGTDGNTYASECQLCVQQMKTRQDIWILKDGEC, encoded by the exons ATGCCTGCGAGGGAGCTGCTTGTGGTGGTGGCAGCACTGGTGACTTTCATTGCTGCTGGTG gagcagagctgaatGAAAGGAATGGCCTGAGAAGG CCGGTGTGTGGAGACATGGTCGAGCTGCAGGCCTGCCCCCTCCTGTACTTGCCTGTCTGTGGAACTGACGGGAACACCTACGCCAGTGAATGCCAGCTCTGTGTGCAGCAAAT GAAAACCAGGCAAGACATCTGGATTTTGAAAGATGGAGAGTGTTAA